The Actinomyces sp. oral taxon 414 genome has a segment encoding these proteins:
- a CDS encoding TrkH family potassium uptake protein, protein MSSPQRPSPGNARRRAARAGLPLRPTAWRAPLPLRVVRAARPPERAAPDDTPEAGPARDRSGGPAALLERLGVRNRLERAARFSPARLAVAVFAAIIAVVTALLLLPIATPGGHRGASLVDALFTATSAVCVTGLTTVDTATAWSPFGQAVIIAGAAVGGLGIMTLASLLSFAVSRHVGLTQRMLAASENQSRLGDVASLLRAVIFTALGVEGVLALVLLPRFLTLGLDLRHAAWYAVFMSASIFNNAGFVIMPEGLAPHAADWWMCLPIVLGTFAGAVGFPVILDVVRRRGRPRLWTLHSKLTLTTYTLLALVSSLSIAAFEWSNPQTYGPLGVGGKVLTALVNGVNARSSGLSTIQPEHMHEATWFLQDALMFVGGGSASTAGGIKVTTFAVLILAIMAEARGDQDIEAFGRRITLSTVRLSVAVAFIGASIIGAATLLLLQLTDLSLDRILFEATSAFATVGLSTGITPHLPESGKYVIIVLMFVGRVGTMTAASALAMRERRRVIRMPAERPLIG, encoded by the coding sequence GTGTCCTCCCCGCAGCGCCCGTCCCCCGGCAACGCCCGGCGCCGCGCCGCCCGGGCGGGTCTTCCCCTGCGTCCGACCGCCTGGCGGGCGCCCCTGCCGCTGCGCGTCGTGCGCGCCGCCCGGCCGCCCGAGCGCGCCGCGCCCGACGACACGCCGGAGGCCGGGCCCGCCCGCGACCGGAGCGGGGGCCCGGCGGCCCTGCTGGAGCGGCTGGGCGTGCGCAACCGGCTGGAGCGGGCCGCCCGCTTCTCCCCCGCCCGGCTCGCCGTCGCCGTTTTCGCCGCCATTATCGCCGTCGTCACCGCCCTGCTCCTCCTGCCGATCGCCACTCCCGGGGGCCATCGCGGCGCCAGTCTCGTCGACGCCCTGTTCACCGCCACATCCGCGGTCTGCGTAACGGGACTAACGACCGTGGACACCGCCACCGCCTGGTCCCCCTTCGGCCAGGCCGTCATTATCGCCGGCGCGGCCGTGGGCGGCCTGGGCATTATGACGCTGGCCTCCCTGCTGTCCTTCGCGGTCTCGCGGCACGTGGGCCTGACCCAGCGGATGCTCGCCGCCTCGGAGAACCAGTCCCGCCTGGGGGACGTGGCCTCCCTCCTGCGGGCCGTCATCTTCACGGCGCTGGGCGTCGAGGGCGTCCTGGCGCTGGTGCTCCTGCCCCGCTTCCTCACCCTGGGCCTGGACCTGCGGCACGCCGCCTGGTACGCGGTGTTCATGTCCGCCTCGATCTTCAACAACGCCGGCTTCGTCATCATGCCCGAGGGCCTGGCGCCCCACGCCGCCGACTGGTGGATGTGCCTGCCCATCGTGCTGGGCACCTTCGCGGGCGCCGTCGGCTTCCCCGTCATCCTCGACGTCGTGCGCCGCCGCGGCCGCCCCCGCCTGTGGACCCTGCACTCCAAGCTCACGCTGACCACCTACACGCTGCTGGCCCTCGTGTCCTCCCTGTCCATCGCCGCCTTCGAGTGGTCCAATCCGCAGACCTACGGCCCGCTGGGAGTCGGCGGCAAGGTCCTCACGGCCCTGGTCAACGGCGTCAACGCCCGCTCCTCCGGATTGTCGACCATCCAGCCCGAGCACATGCACGAGGCCACCTGGTTCCTCCAGGACGCCCTCATGTTCGTCGGCGGGGGCTCGGCCTCGACGGCCGGGGGCATTAAGGTCACCACCTTCGCGGTCCTCATCCTGGCCATTATGGCCGAGGCCCGCGGCGACCAAGACATCGAGGCGTTCGGGCGGCGCATTACGCTGTCGACGGTGCGCCTGAGCGTGGCGGTGGCCTTCATCGGCGCGAGCATCATCGGCGCGGCCACCCTCCTGCTGCTCCAGCTCACCGACCTGTCCCTGGACCGGATCCTGTTCGAGGCCACCAGCGCCTTCGCCACGGTGGGCCTGTCCACCGGGATCACGCCCCACCTGCCCGAAAGCGGCAAGTACGTCATTATCGTCCTCATGTTCGTCGGCCGCGTGGGCACCATGACGGCGGCCAGCGCCCTGGCCATGCGCGAGCGGCGCCGCGTCATCCGCATGCCGGCCGAGCGCCCGCTCATCGGCTGA
- a CDS encoding LacI family DNA-binding transcriptional regulator, whose protein sequence is MATAEGGAVGQERGRRPGMVDVARRAGVSHQTVSRVLNEPASVRPATRERVLAAIEELGYRRNMAARALVTDSNRMIGVMTAFSHFYGPASTTAAIELAARRSNYGTLVTSLQVGDEEEIDEALGFLVNRGVDGLIAVAPSTGIARAAGRGAGGVPMVVVADGFAPSERVHVVSVDQGLGAGMAVRHLVGRGRRRIAHIAGPGDWFDARARAAGWRAALEDSGLEAAGVVEGDLGAGVRLPGGHRASDGAGGPGARRRLLRQ, encoded by the coding sequence GTGGCGACGGCGGAGGGCGGCGCAGTGGGCCAGGAGCGGGGCCGGCGCCCCGGCATGGTCGACGTGGCCAGGAGGGCCGGGGTGTCCCACCAGACCGTCTCGCGGGTCCTCAACGAACCGGCCTCCGTGCGCCCGGCCACCCGCGAGCGCGTCCTGGCCGCCATCGAGGAGCTCGGGTACCGGCGGAACATGGCGGCGCGGGCCCTGGTGACGGACTCGAACCGGATGATCGGAGTCATGACCGCCTTCTCGCACTTCTACGGCCCGGCCTCGACGACGGCAGCCATCGAGCTGGCCGCGCGCCGGTCCAATTACGGCACGCTGGTGACCTCCCTGCAGGTCGGCGACGAGGAGGAGATCGATGAGGCGCTGGGCTTCCTGGTCAACCGGGGGGTGGACGGCCTGATCGCGGTGGCGCCGAGCACGGGCATCGCCCGCGCGGCGGGGCGCGGGGCCGGGGGCGTGCCCATGGTCGTGGTCGCCGACGGTTTCGCGCCCTCCGAGCGCGTTCACGTGGTCTCCGTGGATCAGGGGTTGGGCGCGGGGATGGCGGTGCGCCACCTGGTCGGCCGGGGGCGCAGGCGGATCGCGCACATCGCCGGGCCCGGGGACTGGTTCGACGCCCGGGCGCGGGCCGCGGGCTGGCGCGCGGCGCTGGAGGACTCCGGTCTGGAGGCGGCGGGGGTCGTCGAGGGGGACTTGGGGGCCGGAGTCCGGCTACCGGGCGGGCATCGAGCTTCTGACGGGGCGGGCGGGCCAGGCGCCCGACGCCGTCTTCTGCGCCAATGA
- a CDS encoding helix-turn-helix domain-containing protein codes for MAPGIPTSSGASSAPSFLTVAEVAAMLRVSKMTVYRMVHSGDLPAMQVGRSFRVPERAVKEYLAAGLGDWGHESSESTGS; via the coding sequence ATGGCACCGGGCATCCCCACCTCCTCCGGCGCGTCGAGCGCCCCTTCCTTCCTCACTGTCGCCGAAGTCGCCGCGATGCTGCGCGTATCCAAGATGACCGTCTATCGCATGGTCCACTCCGGGGACCTGCCCGCGATGCAGGTCGGGCGCTCCTTCAGAGTGCCCGAACGCGCCGTCAAGGAGTACCTCGCCGCGGGGCTGGGTGACTGGGGCCACGAGTCCAGCGAGTCGACGGGCTCCTAG
- a CDS encoding DUF6571 family protein, whose product MTFVKVDTGLMQALINNLNDRAEAVEDERSFIYITSMNNSDGLEPPVEEAHDLVGYSMTAVGITSMRGAAEALQDVAEELSQRRQEVIGLNSSGITVASPAGVMSYYLPEGTDDTIENIRACNTGVVSTAQHEAEELRQASTQGTSSDGRTVDQILTDIDAHRDNPIYAAAFINTLGGAHPYFALLSDIDRNNTGDPVTTESAASTLGHILGAASQPEVNGGRLGADFSNVVTDMHSVEEVAVFNALTTQPDVVYGTDFLVSAADALEELDPAKIIPGNTIYLTFQYSHDPLAGVLYAMGSNPAAALAYLGGSGQVDAHGDWEPDEKTLQRWKRLKSRGWNHDEQDPTSKKPTAADGFTAALAAASSYRNPDDPSDKNAARADAAATYASGMGVDYFSSNSWSRRQFTETMQKNLSVVMANSPEEVAEAAQGNNNITATGQGPSLAKWGVDQSDVSTIIYRFGNNSDAMTTLAVGVGKYHHQRTETAMSASGAGLENLNDEYAQLAQTSSYIETLSRKRYDQAAADSSADAADIAAARESTVGTVVSVVAILGGAIVTAVTEGATAPLLYNISTTIVKPYATSAITQHLGSSGAEVVQTQSSDDGAMPNLVQAQAYGEAINRGLIKDPATIQSMKDYDWATINPDDPDAHPVVNIEGLTNEQINSMLDWKRDVVADEGDLHTFNELYHTVSDGRDDGREAASPRTG is encoded by the coding sequence ATGACTTTCGTCAAGGTCGACACCGGGCTCATGCAGGCCCTCATCAACAACCTGAACGACCGCGCCGAGGCCGTCGAGGACGAGAGAAGTTTCATCTATATAACAAGCATGAACAATTCCGATGGGCTTGAGCCACCGGTGGAGGAGGCCCACGACCTGGTCGGTTACTCCATGACTGCGGTCGGAATAACATCCATGCGCGGAGCCGCCGAAGCGCTTCAAGATGTCGCCGAGGAGCTCTCCCAACGGCGTCAGGAGGTCATTGGCCTCAATAGCAGCGGGATCACCGTCGCCAGTCCGGCGGGTGTCATGAGCTACTACCTCCCTGAGGGCACCGATGACACCATTGAGAACATTCGAGCCTGCAACACCGGGGTCGTGTCCACCGCGCAGCACGAGGCTGAGGAGCTCCGACAGGCCTCGACTCAGGGAACCTCCTCCGACGGCCGCACCGTCGATCAGATTCTCACCGACATCGATGCGCACCGCGACAACCCCATCTACGCCGCCGCCTTCATCAACACCCTCGGAGGCGCTCATCCGTATTTCGCTCTTCTGTCCGATATCGACCGGAATAATACCGGCGACCCGGTCACGACGGAATCTGCGGCGTCCACGCTGGGCCATATCCTGGGAGCGGCCTCCCAGCCGGAGGTCAACGGGGGCAGACTCGGAGCGGATTTCTCCAACGTCGTCACGGATATGCACTCGGTCGAGGAGGTGGCCGTCTTCAATGCGCTGACGACTCAACCCGACGTGGTTTACGGCACCGATTTCCTGGTGAGCGCCGCGGATGCTCTCGAGGAGCTCGATCCAGCGAAGATCATTCCCGGAAATACGATCTATCTGACGTTCCAGTACTCTCATGACCCCCTGGCCGGAGTGCTATACGCGATGGGAAGCAACCCGGCGGCGGCCCTGGCCTACCTCGGCGGCAGCGGCCAGGTGGACGCCCACGGCGACTGGGAGCCCGATGAGAAGACTCTGCAGCGCTGGAAGAGGCTCAAGTCCCGCGGTTGGAACCACGACGAGCAGGACCCCACTTCCAAGAAACCCACCGCCGCCGACGGTTTCACGGCCGCGCTGGCCGCAGCCTCCTCCTACCGGAATCCCGATGACCCGTCCGACAAGAATGCCGCCCGCGCCGATGCGGCGGCGACTTACGCCTCGGGCATGGGTGTTGATTACTTCTCCAGCAACTCCTGGTCCAGGAGGCAGTTCACCGAGACCATGCAGAAGAACCTGTCCGTCGTCATGGCCAACAGTCCCGAGGAGGTGGCCGAAGCCGCTCAGGGTAATAACAATATCACTGCCACCGGCCAGGGCCCGTCTTTGGCAAAATGGGGTGTGGACCAGTCGGATGTCTCCACCATCATCTACCGATTCGGCAACAACTCGGACGCCATGACCACCCTGGCCGTCGGCGTGGGGAAATACCATCATCAACGCACCGAGACGGCCATGAGCGCATCCGGCGCCGGACTGGAGAATCTGAATGATGAGTACGCCCAACTCGCACAGACATCCTCCTACATCGAAACGCTCTCCAGGAAACGATACGACCAAGCCGCCGCGGACAGCAGCGCCGACGCCGCAGACATTGCCGCGGCGAGAGAATCCACGGTCGGCACCGTCGTGTCCGTGGTCGCCATCCTTGGAGGCGCCATAGTTACAGCCGTCACCGAAGGAGCAACCGCACCCCTTCTGTACAACATAAGTACAACGATCGTCAAACCTTATGCAACAAGCGCTATTACTCAGCACCTAGGATCGTCCGGTGCCGAAGTCGTTCAAACACAATCTTCTGATGATGGCGCAATGCCGAACCTGGTTCAAGCGCAGGCCTACGGCGAAGCGATAAACCGAGGCCTGATAAAAGATCCCGCCACCATCCAGTCCATGAAGGACTACGATTGGGCCACCATAAATCCTGACGACCCCGACGCCCACCCGGTCGTGAATATTGAGGGCCTCACAAACGAACAGATAAACAGCATGCTCGACTGGAAGCGGGATGTGGTCGCGGACGAAGGCGATCTTCATACTTTCAACGAACTCTATCATACGGTATCCGATGGACGAGACGACGGGCGCGAGGCCGCTTCCCCCCGCACCGGCTGA
- a CDS encoding UDP-N-acetylmuramate dehydrogenase — protein MPARPQSWPPGVQALARPLGPPAPERLADLTTLRVGGPIGSYLEADDEEEIIGAVREADDAGTPLLVLGGGSNVLAHDDGFAGLVLRDARQRVVLVADTDCGGVEITATAGTAWDDLVREAIASQWGGFAPLSGIPGTVGAAPVQNIGAYGSEVAELLASVRAWDRARRRVVHLPLADLRPAYRDSALKRSLTDPGVGGGRTWGPTGRWVVLSVAFHVRRATLSAPIAYNQLAATLDVDLGARVDERAVREAVLDLRRSKGMVLDAADHDTWSAGSFFTNPILTRAQADTLPPDAPRYPVTDHARIGAGGGPAPVVAGLVKTSAAWLIDHAGFTRGYALPGAAASLSTRHVLALTNRGGARAADIAALRDAVVAGVRERYGITLVPEPVAVGW, from the coding sequence ATGCCCGCCCGGCCGCAGTCCTGGCCGCCCGGCGTCCAGGCCCTCGCCCGCCCCCTGGGCCCGCCCGCCCCCGAGCGCCTGGCCGACCTGACCACCCTGCGCGTGGGCGGCCCCATCGGCTCCTACCTCGAGGCCGACGACGAGGAGGAGATCATCGGGGCCGTGCGCGAGGCCGACGACGCCGGCACCCCCCTGCTCGTCCTGGGCGGCGGCTCCAATGTGCTGGCCCACGACGACGGCTTCGCGGGCCTGGTCCTGCGCGACGCCCGCCAGAGGGTCGTCCTGGTCGCGGACACCGACTGCGGCGGCGTCGAGATCACCGCCACCGCCGGCACCGCCTGGGACGACCTCGTGCGCGAGGCCATCGCCTCCCAATGGGGCGGCTTCGCCCCCCTGTCCGGCATCCCCGGGACCGTGGGCGCCGCCCCCGTGCAGAACATCGGCGCCTACGGCAGCGAGGTCGCCGAACTCCTGGCCTCCGTGCGCGCCTGGGACCGGGCCCGACGGCGCGTCGTCCACCTGCCCCTGGCCGACCTGCGCCCGGCCTACCGCGACTCCGCCCTCAAACGCTCCCTGACCGACCCGGGCGTCGGAGGCGGGAGGACCTGGGGGCCCACCGGCCGCTGGGTCGTCCTATCCGTCGCCTTCCACGTGCGCCGGGCCACCCTGTCCGCCCCCATCGCCTACAACCAGCTCGCCGCCACCCTGGACGTCGACCTCGGAGCCCGGGTCGACGAGCGCGCCGTACGCGAGGCCGTCCTGGACCTGAGACGCTCCAAGGGCATGGTGCTCGACGCCGCCGACCACGACACCTGGTCCGCCGGATCCTTCTTCACCAACCCCATCCTCACCCGCGCCCAGGCCGACACCCTGCCCCCCGACGCCCCCCGCTACCCCGTGACCGATCACGCGCGCATCGGCGCCGGCGGCGGGCCCGCCCCCGTCGTCGCCGGCCTGGTCAAGACCTCCGCCGCCTGGCTCATCGACCACGCCGGCTTCACCAGGGGCTACGCACTGCCCGGGGCCGCCGCCTCCCTGTCCACCCGGCACGTCCTGGCCCTGACCAACCGCGGCGGCGCCCGCGCCGCCGACATCGCCGCCCTGCGCGACGCCGTCGTGGCCGGGGTCCGCGAGCGCTACGGAATCACCCTCGTGCCCGAACCCGTCGCCGTGGGCTGGTAG
- a CDS encoding alanine/glycine:cation symporter family protein yields the protein MLTGIDEFLWGPWLLIPLLLGTGVVLTVRLRGLQLRMLGPALRFALLTREDGDEAAGAEGDISHYQALTTALAATVGVGNIVGVATAIHLGGPGALLWMWVTAVFGMASKYSEAFLAVRFRTTDARGQQSGGPQYYLQRAVGGAGGRALSVFFACAAVLASFGIGSMTQSNAVAAQLRASFGWDPVIVGIVLAVAVGSVLLGGIEAIGRVTAGFVPMMILFYVGGCLCILAVNITAVPHALGLVFAGAFTGRGAVGGLAGSTFLMAIQYGVARGIFSNESGMGSAAIAAAAAKTHHPARQGLVSMTQTFIDTIIVVTCTGLVILSTGTWAQGDPATMTGQAFTHGLPGQWGHYIVSVAIVFLASSTILGWAYYGERCVERLVGVHGVLPYRMLFTVVVFIGTVTELKDVWTFADIANGLMAVPNLIGMLALSGLIARETRDYLAQDPDLRRRGDSFSSVPPEEDVAR from the coding sequence GTGCTCACGGGCATTGATGAATTCCTGTGGGGCCCCTGGCTGCTCATCCCCCTTCTGTTGGGGACCGGCGTCGTCCTGACGGTGCGTCTGCGGGGCCTGCAGCTGCGCATGCTCGGCCCGGCCCTGCGCTTCGCCCTCCTGACGCGCGAGGACGGCGACGAGGCCGCCGGCGCCGAGGGCGACATCTCGCACTACCAGGCGCTGACCACCGCGCTGGCGGCCACCGTCGGCGTGGGCAATATCGTGGGCGTGGCCACCGCCATCCACCTGGGCGGGCCGGGGGCGCTGCTGTGGATGTGGGTCACCGCCGTCTTCGGCATGGCCTCGAAGTACTCCGAGGCCTTCCTCGCCGTGCGCTTCCGCACCACCGACGCTCGCGGTCAGCAGTCCGGCGGCCCCCAGTACTACCTCCAGCGGGCCGTCGGGGGCGCGGGCGGGCGGGCGCTATCCGTCTTCTTCGCCTGCGCGGCCGTCCTGGCCTCCTTCGGCATCGGCTCGATGACCCAGTCCAACGCCGTGGCGGCCCAGCTGCGGGCCTCCTTCGGCTGGGACCCGGTGATCGTGGGCATTGTGCTGGCCGTGGCCGTCGGCTCGGTGCTCCTGGGCGGGATCGAGGCGATCGGCAGGGTGACGGCCGGTTTCGTGCCCATGATGATCCTCTTCTACGTGGGCGGCTGCCTGTGCATCCTGGCCGTCAATATCACCGCCGTCCCCCACGCCCTGGGCCTGGTTTTCGCCGGGGCCTTCACCGGGCGGGGCGCCGTCGGGGGCCTGGCCGGCTCGACGTTCCTCATGGCCATCCAGTACGGGGTGGCACGCGGCATCTTCTCCAACGAGTCGGGCATGGGCTCGGCGGCCATCGCCGCCGCGGCCGCCAAGACGCACCACCCCGCCCGCCAGGGCCTGGTCTCCATGACCCAGACCTTCATCGACACGATCATTGTGGTCACCTGCACCGGCCTGGTCATCCTGTCCACGGGCACCTGGGCGCAGGGCGATCCCGCGACCATGACCGGGCAGGCCTTCACGCACGGCCTGCCGGGCCAGTGGGGCCACTACATCGTCTCGGTCGCCATTGTCTTCCTGGCCTCCTCCACCATTCTGGGCTGGGCCTACTACGGGGAGCGCTGCGTCGAGCGGCTCGTGGGGGTGCACGGGGTCCTGCCCTACCGGATGCTGTTCACGGTCGTCGTCTTCATCGGCACGGTCACCGAGCTCAAGGACGTGTGGACCTTCGCCGACATCGCCAACGGCCTCATGGCCGTCCCCAACCTCATCGGCATGCTCGCGCTCTCCGGCCTCATCGCCCGCGAGACCAGGGACTACCTGGCCCAGGACCCCGACCTGCGCCGCCGCGGGGACTCCTTCTCCTCCGTGCCGCCGGAGGAGGACGTCGCCCGGTGA
- a CDS encoding phosphotransferase, which yields MSNALARREPEEVALLTGPRAASVLAAALAPAGQRLESWEVHSVHHRPGAGVSVGYTAVVLSPDGRRRTEYLCATTARLSNPQAPGLTRVAPTGGDGPPVHVWRHPADPELPALAVACTPSLLSRRLGTQVKATMVAYRPTRRAVVRVTYTDQSTSYAKVLPPGHSRAFAERHRMLLAAGVPAPEVLRDDPDGLVLLSTGRGVALSGLLSRGMDVRRAERVFASLTHLLDSLPASALQLEAHPAWSERARHYAHAAATVLPEHAARARAVADGVEQLMASSDPGPIVPVHGDFYEANVLMEGEGVASLLDVDSLGPGRRVDDLACLLGHVSVLDHLAPASYPHLRPVLETWTALAEAQADPVALRARCAGVVLSLVAGARREDGGPWRPDAEGRLARAESWLAAGREIQARRGAH from the coding sequence ATGAGCAATGCGCTGGCCCGCCGGGAGCCCGAGGAGGTAGCCCTGCTGACCGGGCCGCGCGCCGCCTCCGTCCTCGCCGCCGCGCTCGCCCCCGCCGGTCAGCGGTTGGAGAGCTGGGAGGTCCACTCCGTCCACCACCGGCCCGGCGCGGGCGTGTCGGTCGGCTACACCGCCGTCGTGCTCTCCCCGGACGGGCGGCGCCGCACCGAGTACCTGTGCGCGACGACGGCGCGGCTGTCCAACCCGCAGGCCCCGGGCCTGACCCGGGTCGCCCCCACCGGCGGGGACGGCCCGCCCGTGCACGTGTGGCGCCACCCAGCCGACCCCGAGCTGCCCGCGCTCGCGGTCGCCTGCACACCCTCGCTGCTCTCCCGGCGCCTGGGCACTCAGGTCAAGGCCACCATGGTCGCCTACCGGCCCACGCGCCGGGCCGTGGTGCGGGTCACTTACACGGATCAATCCACGTCCTATGCCAAGGTCCTGCCCCCCGGGCATTCGCGCGCCTTCGCCGAGCGGCACCGGATGCTGCTGGCGGCGGGGGTGCCGGCCCCCGAGGTGCTGCGCGACGACCCGGACGGCCTGGTGCTGCTGTCCACCGGCCGCGGCGTGGCCCTGTCGGGGCTGTTGTCGCGGGGCATGGACGTGAGGCGGGCGGAGCGCGTCTTCGCCTCGCTGACTCATCTGCTCGACTCCCTGCCGGCCTCCGCCCTCCAGCTCGAGGCGCACCCGGCCTGGTCGGAGCGGGCCCGTCATTATGCGCACGCCGCCGCCACCGTTCTGCCCGAGCACGCCGCGCGGGCCCGGGCCGTGGCCGACGGCGTCGAGCAGCTCATGGCTTCCTCCGATCCCGGTCCGATCGTCCCGGTCCACGGCGACTTCTACGAGGCCAATGTGCTTATGGAGGGGGAGGGCGTGGCCAGCCTGCTCGACGTCGACTCCCTGGGGCCCGGCCGGCGCGTGGACGATCTGGCCTGTCTGCTGGGACACGTGAGCGTCCTGGACCACCTGGCCCCGGCCTCCTACCCGCATCTGCGGCCCGTGCTGGAGACCTGGACGGCCCTGGCCGAGGCGCAGGCGGATCCGGTGGCCCTGCGGGCGCGGTGCGCCGGCGTGGTGCTGTCGCTGGTGGCCGGGGCGCGGCGCGAGGACGGGGGTCCGTGGCGGCCCGACGCCGAGGGCCGGCTGGCCCGGGCCGAGTCCTGGCTGGCCGCCGGCCGGGAGATCCAGGCGCGGCGCGGGGCGCACTGA
- a CDS encoding substrate-binding domain-containing protein → MALGLLAAARDLGVDVPGDLAVVGYDDTAGAGFFSPPLTTLGQPFDELGRLCLEALLEGLGGAAGRSHSISPTLRVRRSSG, encoded by the coding sequence ATGGCCCTGGGGCTGCTGGCGGCGGCGCGGGACCTGGGCGTGGATGTGCCCGGGGACCTGGCCGTCGTCGGCTATGACGATACGGCCGGGGCCGGCTTCTTCTCGCCGCCGCTGACCACGCTGGGCCAGCCCTTCGACGAGCTGGGGCGGTTGTGCCTGGAGGCGCTGCTGGAGGGGCTGGGCGGTGCGGCGGGGAGGTCGCACTCCATCTCGCCGACGCTGAGGGTGCGCCGCTCCAGCGGGTGA
- a CDS encoding potassium channel family protein → MAAPIDRTDSTLVIGLGRFGAAVAATLDRLGREVLAVETNPATVRQWTGRIPLVEADATDMEALEQLGATEFGTAVVGVATSIEASVLIAGNLVDLQTPQIWAKAISRAHGRILRRIGAHHVVYPEFDAGQRAAHLVSGRMLDYIEMEKGGFTIVKMRPPMELHGFTIGESKVRSRYGVTVFGLMSPGEPFEYATPDTLVSAEDVLVVGGDATLLERFANRR, encoded by the coding sequence ATGGCAGCGCCCATCGACCGCACGGACTCGACCCTCGTCATCGGCCTGGGCCGTTTCGGGGCGGCCGTGGCCGCGACCCTGGACCGGCTCGGCCGGGAGGTCCTGGCCGTGGAGACCAACCCGGCCACCGTGCGCCAGTGGACCGGCCGCATCCCGCTCGTCGAGGCCGACGCCACCGACATGGAGGCCCTGGAGCAGCTCGGGGCCACCGAATTCGGCACCGCCGTCGTCGGCGTGGCCACCTCCATCGAGGCCAGCGTGCTCATCGCCGGCAACCTCGTCGACCTGCAGACCCCGCAGATCTGGGCCAAGGCGATCTCCCGGGCCCACGGGCGCATCCTGCGCCGCATCGGCGCCCACCACGTCGTCTACCCCGAGTTCGACGCCGGCCAGCGCGCCGCCCACCTGGTGTCCGGGCGGATGCTGGACTACATCGAGATGGAGAAGGGCGGCTTCACCATTGTCAAGATGCGCCCGCCCATGGAGCTGCACGGCTTCACCATCGGCGAGTCGAAGGTCCGCAGCCGCTACGGGGTGACGGTCTTCGGCCTCATGAGCCCGGGCGAGCCCTTCGAGTACGCCACGCCGGACACGCTGGTGTCCGCCGAGGACGTCCTGGTCGTGGGCGGGGACGCCACCCTCCTGGAGCGCTTCGCCAACCGGCGGTGA
- a CDS encoding 30S ribosomal protein bS22 — translation MGSVIKKRRKRMAKKKHRKLLRKTRHQRRNKK, via the coding sequence ATGGGATCTGTCATTAAGAAGCGGCGCAAGCGCATGGCCAAGAAGAAGCACCGCAAGCTGCTGCGCAAGACGCGCCACCAGCGCCGCAACAAGAAGTGA
- a CDS encoding adenosine deaminase, whose translation MRDLSALPKAHLHLHFTGSMRPQTLADLAAASRTRLPAPFIEGDPLRVPADHRGWFRFQRAYDAARRLVADEEVMRRIVLEAALDDAAEGSRRLEIQVDPTSYAPCVGGITPALEIILDAAARATELTGVEVAVIVAASRTRHPLDARTLARLAARYAGEGPGTVVGFGLSNDERAGLTRSWGPAFRIARRAGLASLPHGGELLGPEHVRDVVAELGPTRLGHGVRVSEDPALLDEVVAAGISLEVCPASNVSLGVYRQAADVPLALLLEHGARVALGADDPLLFRSRLTDQYVIARRAGLDDAALADLARGSIRASLASPSSKRRWLAQVDAWLAA comes from the coding sequence ATGCGCGACCTGTCCGCCCTGCCCAAGGCGCACCTGCACCTGCACTTCACGGGCTCGATGCGCCCGCAGACGCTGGCGGACCTGGCGGCGGCCTCACGCACCCGCCTGCCGGCGCCCTTCATCGAGGGCGACCCGCTGCGGGTTCCGGCCGATCACCGCGGCTGGTTCCGCTTTCAGCGAGCCTACGACGCCGCCCGCCGACTGGTCGCCGACGAGGAGGTCATGCGGCGCATTGTCCTGGAGGCCGCCCTGGACGACGCCGCCGAGGGCTCGCGCCGTCTGGAGATCCAGGTGGACCCCACCTCCTACGCGCCCTGCGTGGGCGGAATCACCCCGGCTCTGGAGATTATTCTGGACGCGGCCGCGCGGGCCACGGAGCTCACCGGGGTGGAGGTGGCCGTGATCGTGGCGGCCTCGCGCACCCGCCACCCGCTCGACGCCCGCACCCTGGCCCGCCTGGCGGCGCGCTACGCCGGGGAGGGGCCCGGGACCGTGGTCGGTTTCGGACTGTCCAATGACGAGCGGGCGGGCCTGACCCGTTCGTGGGGGCCGGCCTTCCGCATCGCCCGCCGGGCGGGGCTGGCCTCGCTGCCCCACGGCGGGGAGCTGCTGGGGCCGGAGCACGTGCGCGATGTCGTGGCCGAGTTGGGGCCCACCCGCCTGGGGCACGGGGTGCGCGTGAGCGAGGACCCGGCGCTGCTCGACGAGGTGGTGGCCGCCGGGATCAGCCTGGAGGTGTGTCCGGCCTCCAATGTGAGTCTGGGCGTGTACCGTCAGGCGGCCGACGTGCCGCTGGCCCTGCTCCTGGAGCACGGGGCGCGGGTCGCCCTGGGGGCCGACGACCCGCTCCTGTTCCGTTCGCGCCTGACCGACCAGTACGTCATCGCCCGCCGGGCGGGCCTGGACGACGCCGCCCTGGCCGATCTGGCGCGCGGTTCAATCCGGGCGTCCCTGGCCTCGCCGTCCTCCAAGCGCCGGTGGTTGGCGCAGGTCGACGCCTGGCTGGCCGCTTGA